The following are encoded together in the Sebaldella termitidis ATCC 33386 genome:
- a CDS encoding type II toxin-antitoxin system PemK/MazF family toxin, which yields MMSYKKYDIILVNYDPSVGTEITKTRPSIVISSNIYNKLSNQVIVAPITSVIRKWGTRIDIDTKNTKGQIALDQMRSISSTRIVKKLENLKDEDTKKRIEETVEIIFE from the coding sequence ATGATGAGTTATAAAAAATACGATATTATTTTGGTAAACTACGACCCTTCAGTAGGGACGGAGATAACGAAAACAAGACCAAGTATAGTGATAAGTTCAAATATATATAATAAATTGTCAAATCAGGTAATAGTGGCACCAATCACAAGTGTTATAAGAAAATGGGGGACGAGAATAGATATAGATACTAAAAACACTAAAGGACAGATAGCCTTGGATCAGATGAGAAGTATAAGTTCAACCAGGATAGTGAAAAAATTAGAAAATTTAAAGGATGAAGATACAAAAAAAAGAATAGAAGAAACAGTAGAAATAATTTTTGAATAA
- a CDS encoding AbrB/MazE/SpoVT family DNA-binding domain-containing protein: MSNIIKIGNSYGTLISKKILDSLNIKLGDEIDFEIKDNGILIKKHDKAAFREEFIKSFQDNGIINDEKDWEEWQGFDDEL, translated from the coding sequence ATGTCAAATATAATAAAAATAGGAAACTCTTATGGGACTTTGATATCGAAAAAGATTTTAGATAGTTTGAATATAAAATTAGGAGATGAAATTGATTTTGAAATTAAGGATAATGGAATCTTAATAAAAAAACATGATAAAGCAGCTTTTAGAGAAGAGTTCATAAAAAGTTTCCAGGATAATGGAATAATAAATGATGAAAAAGATTGGGAAGAATGGCAGGGATTTGATGATGAGTTATAA